A single genomic interval of Streptomyces graminofaciens harbors:
- a CDS encoding 3-oxoacid CoA-transferase subunit A: MISKVCPSAAEAVAGIEDGATIMIGGFGRAGQPVELIDALLEQGARDLVVINNNAGNGNTGLAALLATGRVRKIICSFPRQSDSYVFDRLYRAGKIVLELAPQGTLAERIRAAGAGIGAFFTPTGFGTPLAAGKEHRVIGGRDHVLEHPLRADHALVSGRLADRWSNVVYRKTARNFGPIMAAAAQSTVVQVDRVVELGAIDPETVVTPGIFVDRVVGVGERTWLREGAFVGAADAGGNPNPSTIESRDENR; encoded by the coding sequence TTGATCTCGAAGGTCTGTCCGAGTGCCGCCGAGGCTGTGGCGGGCATCGAGGACGGGGCGACGATCATGATCGGTGGTTTCGGCAGAGCCGGTCAGCCCGTGGAGTTGATCGACGCCCTTCTTGAGCAGGGCGCCCGCGATCTCGTGGTCATCAACAACAACGCAGGCAACGGAAACACGGGCCTGGCCGCTCTGCTCGCCACAGGCCGCGTCCGCAAGATCATCTGCTCGTTCCCGCGTCAGAGTGACTCCTACGTCTTCGACCGCCTCTACCGGGCGGGGAAGATCGTGCTCGAACTCGCACCGCAGGGGACACTGGCTGAACGCATCCGAGCCGCAGGCGCGGGAATCGGCGCGTTCTTCACTCCCACCGGCTTCGGCACCCCGCTGGCCGCCGGCAAGGAGCATCGGGTCATCGGCGGGCGCGACCACGTGCTGGAACACCCTCTGCGCGCCGACCATGCGCTGGTGAGCGGCCGTCTGGCCGACCGCTGGAGCAACGTGGTGTACCGCAAGACCGCGCGGAACTTCGGGCCGATCATGGCTGCCGCCGCGCAGAGCACCGTCGTACAGGTGGACCGTGTCGTGGAGCTGGGCGCGATCGATCCCGAGACCGTTGTCACGCCGGGGATCTTCGTCGATCGGGTGGTGGGTGTCGGGGAGCGGACATGGCTGCGTGAGGGTGCCTTCGTCGGCGCCGCGGACGCGGGGGGCAACCCGAACCCGAGCACCATCGAATCACGGGACGAAAACCGATGA
- a CDS encoding CGNR zinc finger domain-containing protein has translation MSAAVQWPASARYEEVEHNAPGGLGFVQDLLNTASLGKPRQPDLLESVDTAEQWLRSSLTTLSSIDSSAPSAPCPLDARGLGRLQSLRDDLRAALATGHADEPSAAVAAPSIETTAAVTLDAGGARLHARGKGVELLRSYVMIQLAAATYADTMRRLKVCANPRCRGAFYDRSKNCSRLWHDVTTCGNTQNVRAYRARLKERGLSSAR, from the coding sequence ATGAGTGCGGCGGTCCAATGGCCGGCCTCGGCTCGCTATGAGGAAGTCGAACACAACGCCCCAGGCGGGCTGGGATTCGTACAGGACCTCTTGAACACAGCGAGCCTGGGCAAGCCACGCCAGCCTGACCTCCTGGAGTCCGTCGATACGGCGGAGCAATGGCTTCGGTCATCCCTCACAACGCTGAGCAGTATCGACTCCAGCGCTCCTTCCGCTCCATGCCCCCTTGATGCACGGGGCCTCGGTCGCCTCCAATCGCTGCGCGACGACCTCCGCGCCGCGCTGGCCACCGGGCATGCCGACGAACCTTCCGCCGCCGTCGCCGCACCGTCGATCGAGACGACGGCAGCCGTCACTCTGGACGCCGGAGGCGCGCGGCTGCACGCTCGCGGCAAGGGTGTCGAACTTCTCCGCTCGTACGTCATGATCCAACTGGCCGCCGCCACCTATGCCGACACGATGCGGCGACTGAAGGTGTGTGCGAACCCTCGCTGTCGCGGTGCGTTCTACGACCGCTCCAAGAACTGCTCGCGTCTCTGGCACGACGTCACCACCTGCGGGAACACCCAGAACGTACGGGCCTATCGGGCCCGTCTGAAAGAACGCGGGCTCTCCTCGGCGCGGTGA
- a CDS encoding enoyl-CoA hydratase/isomerase family protein has translation MSHLGFDINDHVAEIVLDNPPQNRIDEQMAEELLAAVEKAESSGARAILLRAEGPDFCFGGDIVTWPDLDVRQLRMLFERYMFAFNRFEQIPVPVIAAVNGLCFGGGFELALRSDVIFAGEGARFGHPEQTLGIVTLLGGIYRSAARAGRARAYEWALTSEQVPAATMAQAGVVNHILPDAEVLEAARAFARKVAAGPTRAHAAHKALLRMWEAGGVKAADDSMFDIAIPLFESKDVAVALTSAVAAYKAGRPRPTVDFTGE, from the coding sequence ATGAGCCATCTTGGTTTCGACATCAACGACCACGTCGCCGAGATCGTCCTGGACAACCCGCCGCAGAACCGTATCGACGAACAGATGGCCGAGGAACTGCTCGCAGCGGTAGAGAAGGCGGAGTCATCGGGGGCGCGGGCGATCCTTCTGCGGGCCGAAGGGCCTGACTTCTGCTTCGGCGGGGACATCGTCACGTGGCCCGACCTCGACGTGCGGCAGCTGCGGATGCTGTTCGAGCGGTACATGTTCGCCTTCAACCGCTTCGAGCAGATTCCCGTGCCAGTGATCGCAGCGGTGAACGGCCTGTGCTTCGGCGGGGGCTTCGAACTCGCGCTGCGCTCCGACGTGATCTTCGCCGGCGAGGGGGCCCGGTTCGGGCACCCCGAGCAGACCCTGGGCATCGTCACCCTGCTTGGCGGCATCTACCGATCGGCCGCTCGTGCGGGCCGTGCCAGGGCCTACGAATGGGCACTGACCTCGGAACAGGTGCCCGCTGCCACCATGGCGCAGGCCGGAGTCGTCAACCACATCCTGCCCGATGCCGAAGTCCTCGAGGCCGCTCGGGCTTTCGCCCGCAAGGTGGCCGCAGGGCCCACCCGGGCGCACGCCGCGCACAAGGCGCTGCTGCGGATGTGGGAAGCCGGAGGCGTGAAGGCCGCCGACGACTCGATGTTCGACATCGCCATCCCCTTGTTCGAGTCCAAGGATGTGGCTGTCGCTCTCACGTCGGCCGTGGCGGCCTACAAGGCCGGACGGCCCCGACCCACCGTCGACTTCACCGGGGAATAG
- a CDS encoding thiolase family protein, producing the protein MTASFVYDALRTPFGKYGKALAGVRPDDLAAHVMSAIVERQPDLDPERIDDIVFGNANGAGEDNRNVARMGALLAGFPTSTPGVTVNRLCGSGVETVIQGSRAIEAGDATLVLAGGVESMSRAPWVVPKPDRAYPAGNATMVSTTLGWRLVNPRMPEQWTIPLGQTAEILAERFAISREEQDAFALRSHQNAARAFADGAYAAEIIGMPGVHLDRDEGIRDDTSMAALAALKPAFLANGSVTAGNSSPLNDGASAVLLGAENALPGAQPLARITGRGVAGNDPDVFGIAPVEAANRALARAGRTWSDVDLVELNEAYAAQSIACMRLWPELDPQKVNVDGGAIAIGHPLGASGGRIVGHLAHALAARGGGIGVAAICIGVGQGLAVVLEA; encoded by the coding sequence ATGACCGCTAGCTTCGTATACGACGCTCTACGAACCCCTTTCGGAAAGTACGGCAAAGCACTGGCGGGCGTACGCCCGGACGACCTCGCCGCACATGTCATGAGCGCCATCGTCGAGCGGCAGCCGGACCTGGACCCGGAGCGGATCGACGACATCGTGTTCGGCAACGCCAACGGCGCCGGCGAGGACAATCGCAATGTGGCCCGAATGGGCGCCCTGCTGGCAGGGTTCCCCACCAGCACACCCGGCGTGACCGTCAACCGCCTGTGCGGCTCCGGAGTCGAGACAGTCATACAGGGCAGCCGAGCCATCGAAGCAGGTGACGCGACGCTCGTGCTCGCCGGCGGCGTCGAGTCGATGAGCCGCGCACCGTGGGTCGTGCCCAAGCCGGACCGAGCCTACCCGGCAGGCAACGCGACCATGGTCTCCACAACCCTGGGATGGCGGCTCGTGAACCCCCGCATGCCCGAGCAGTGGACCATCCCCCTGGGACAGACAGCCGAGATCCTCGCGGAACGCTTCGCCATCTCACGCGAGGAGCAGGACGCCTTCGCCCTGCGCAGCCATCAGAACGCGGCACGCGCATTCGCCGACGGCGCCTACGCGGCAGAGATCATCGGTATGCCCGGTGTCCACCTCGACCGCGACGAGGGCATCCGCGACGACACGAGCATGGCCGCCCTTGCCGCGCTCAAGCCGGCATTCCTCGCGAACGGAAGCGTCACAGCGGGCAACTCCTCTCCCCTCAACGACGGTGCCTCCGCAGTACTGCTCGGAGCCGAGAACGCACTGCCCGGAGCACAACCCCTGGCCCGCATCACCGGACGAGGAGTGGCCGGCAACGACCCGGACGTCTTCGGCATCGCCCCGGTGGAGGCAGCCAACCGCGCCCTCGCCCGCGCCGGCAGAACCTGGTCGGACGTCGACCTCGTCGAACTCAACGAGGCATACGCCGCCCAGAGCATCGCCTGCATGCGGCTCTGGCCCGAACTCGATCCCCAGAAGGTGAACGTCGACGGCGGCGCCATCGCCATAGGCCACCCCCTCGGCGCCTCCGGAGGACGCATCGTCGGGCACCTCGCACACGCACTTGCCGCACGCGGCGGCGGTATCGGCGTCGCCGCCATCTGCATCGGCGTCGGCCAGGGACTCGCAGTAGTGCTCGAAGCATGA
- a CDS encoding alpha/beta fold hydrolase, giving the protein MTSSESRPTIHIPGTTSHTIAPRTGRHSREGTLRYLKAGTGAPVVLLHTVRTQAEHFRSLIPLISDQYTVYALDLPGMGYSEIVPGASYDEPAMRASVERLLTELDLHDVTLVGESMGAVLALTTAADLPERVRRVVAVNTYDFPGGIARSSLLARVVVSGVLTPGVGPVVAGVEPKPVVRRILQGGLVDKTALREDYLDELLQVGSRPGYSTVARAVYQSLPSLIAARSRYPEVKAPVHLVYGENDWSRPSDRQANKELLPAADFTQVPGTGHFIALERPDLLADLLNAVA; this is encoded by the coding sequence ATGACCAGCTCAGAGTCACGTCCCACGATTCACATCCCGGGGACCACCAGCCACACCATCGCCCCGCGCACAGGACGCCACAGCCGTGAGGGAACACTGCGCTACCTCAAGGCGGGCACCGGTGCTCCCGTGGTCCTGCTGCACACCGTGCGCACGCAGGCCGAGCACTTCCGCTCCCTCATCCCCCTGATCTCGGACCAGTACACCGTGTACGCCCTCGACCTGCCGGGGATGGGCTACTCCGAGATCGTGCCCGGGGCGTCGTACGACGAGCCGGCCATGCGCGCGAGCGTCGAGCGGCTCCTGACCGAACTCGACCTCCACGACGTGACGTTGGTCGGGGAGTCCATGGGGGCGGTGCTCGCCCTGACCACCGCGGCCGATCTGCCCGAGCGGGTACGGCGCGTCGTCGCGGTGAACACGTACGACTTCCCCGGCGGAATCGCCCGCTCCAGTCTTCTCGCCCGTGTGGTGGTCAGCGGTGTCCTCACTCCGGGAGTGGGCCCGGTGGTCGCCGGGGTGGAGCCCAAGCCCGTCGTCCGCAGGATCCTGCAGGGCGGGCTGGTCGACAAGACCGCGCTGCGGGAGGACTACCTCGACGAACTCCTCCAGGTGGGCAGCCGCCCCGGCTACTCGACCGTCGCCCGAGCCGTGTACCAGAGCCTGCCCAGTCTCATCGCCGCCCGCTCGCGCTACCCCGAGGTCAAGGCACCCGTCCACCTCGTCTACGGGGAGAACGACTGGTCCCGACCCTCGGACCGGCAAGCCAACAAGGAGCTGTTGCCCGCCGCCGATTTCACGCAGGTGCCTGGAACAGGCCACTTCATCGCCCTGGAACGGCCCGACCTGCTGGCCGACCTGCTGAACGCGGTGGCCTGA
- a CDS encoding alpha/beta fold hydrolase — protein MVAFRINEDGTEMTRDFVRTDPAGTGGGEALPHAPTLLLVHGFLDDATVWDGFVEALKGAVATARIDLPGSGTRASSAEDTEKLSLALFADEVASVVDDIKGPVVVVGQSMGSQVAELAAAARPGRVAGLVLLTPVPLGGTRLPEEAVVPFRALGGNAEAQRAVRTQLSPALDKEALDALGRSGLLVAPPVVARYVDIWNNGVEEAPEQSAYSGPVLIVRGGSDGFVTEEVVTGAIAPRFPAARQATVPGGGHWLHVEYPHALAREVLGFLQNLNAGDAASGWRSGFSEHSENTFAQGFAEDVVLEASILARPIAGRALVASALAAASTIYESLEFTAEASDATTTYLQWKATAFGGVEFSGVTLLEKNAEGDVVRAAIHHRPLGAVLRFSATVRDRLVGVVPPDHFYAGDPQPAPGA, from the coding sequence ATGGTCGCCTTCCGGATCAACGAGGACGGAACCGAAATGACCAGAGACTTTGTTCGCACCGACCCAGCCGGTACCGGCGGTGGCGAGGCGCTCCCGCATGCGCCGACACTGCTGCTCGTCCACGGCTTCCTGGACGATGCCACCGTTTGGGACGGCTTCGTCGAAGCCCTGAAGGGTGCCGTGGCGACGGCGCGTATCGATCTTCCGGGTTCCGGGACCCGTGCGTCCTCTGCCGAGGACACGGAGAAGCTGAGCCTGGCCCTGTTCGCCGACGAGGTCGCATCCGTCGTCGACGACATCAAGGGACCCGTCGTCGTGGTGGGCCAGAGCATGGGCTCCCAGGTTGCCGAACTCGCGGCCGCCGCCCGGCCCGGGCGCGTCGCCGGACTGGTTCTGCTCACGCCGGTCCCGCTCGGGGGCACCCGTCTGCCCGAGGAAGCCGTTGTGCCGTTCCGGGCGCTCGGCGGGAACGCGGAGGCCCAGCGTGCCGTTCGCACCCAGCTCTCGCCGGCGCTCGACAAGGAGGCACTGGACGCGCTGGGTCGCAGCGGCCTGCTGGTTGCCCCGCCCGTGGTCGCACGGTACGTCGACATCTGGAACAACGGTGTCGAGGAGGCACCGGAACAGAGCGCGTACTCCGGCCCCGTTCTCATCGTCCGCGGCGGCAGCGACGGCTTCGTCACCGAGGAAGTTGTCACTGGCGCCATCGCGCCTCGTTTCCCTGCTGCGCGTCAGGCGACGGTTCCCGGCGGTGGGCACTGGCTGCACGTGGAGTACCCCCACGCCCTGGCCCGCGAAGTCCTGGGCTTCCTCCAGAACTTGAATGCCGGCGATGCGGCTTCGGGCTGGCGCAGCGGCTTCTCGGAGCATTCCGAAAACACCTTCGCGCAGGGCTTCGCCGAGGACGTCGTGCTGGAGGCCAGCATTCTTGCCCGGCCTATCGCCGGTCGGGCGCTCGTCGCCTCTGCTCTCGCGGCTGCGAGCACGATCTACGAGTCGCTGGAGTTCACGGCCGAGGCCTCCGACGCAACCACGACCTACCTGCAGTGGAAGGCGACGGCGTTCGGCGGAGTGGAGTTCTCCGGCGTCACTCTTCTGGAGAAGAACGCAGAGGGCGATGTCGTCCGGGCGGCGATCCACCATCGTCCGCTCGGAGCAGTCCTGCGATTCTCCGCCACGGTCCGCGACCGGCTGGTCGGCGTCGTCCCGCCCGATCACTTCTATGCGGGCGACCCGCAGCCCGCTCCGGGCGCATAG
- a CDS encoding CocE/NonD family hydrolase, producing MAEIQIEFDVPAEMRDGTVLRADVYRPGGTGPWPVLLSRLPYGKQMALAIALLDPLAAARRGFMVVIQDTRGRFASEGEWDPWTHEESDGYDTVRWAAALPGANGSVGMIGASYFGNTQWMAALSKPPELKAIAPMVTWSEPDDGLWTRGGAIELGITAPWSLMMGADALMRRHSTDPAALGGSLVGLVQDLDGLADGGYGELPAGRFPAFARHDLPELGYERSRREPDWARTARVAGRHDEVDLPTFQVGGWYDIFTQGTLDNFTAMRRAGRSATLIMGPWSHANQQHVIGDVNFGFSANSAFMGMRGPLNGLQLDWFQRTIGDGEALEPDTGNVLLFVMGVNQWREETEWPLSRAVDTDFHLRADGRLTQEPPAVAEQAEEFTYDPADPVPTTGGALLMTDEFRPGPLDQRDVEAREDVLVFTTEPLAEDVEVTGRVKAVLFAATDGPSTDWVARLCDVDENGVSRNVTDGIVRVRAATPGEPAEHVVDLWSTSIVFRTGHRIRVQITSSNFPRWDRNLNTGEPEESATTARVARQQIFHDPDRPSRIVLPVIPG from the coding sequence GTGGCAGAGATTCAGATCGAGTTCGATGTTCCGGCCGAGATGCGTGACGGCACCGTGCTGCGCGCCGATGTCTACCGCCCCGGGGGCACGGGGCCGTGGCCGGTGTTGCTGAGCAGGCTGCCGTACGGGAAGCAGATGGCCCTGGCGATCGCCCTCCTCGATCCCCTGGCGGCGGCTCGGCGTGGCTTCATGGTGGTCATCCAGGACACCCGCGGCCGGTTCGCCTCCGAGGGTGAGTGGGACCCGTGGACGCACGAGGAGAGCGACGGGTACGACACCGTACGGTGGGCGGCCGCCCTTCCCGGCGCCAACGGATCCGTCGGCATGATCGGCGCCAGCTACTTCGGCAACACGCAGTGGATGGCGGCGCTGTCCAAGCCGCCGGAGCTGAAGGCGATCGCGCCGATGGTCACCTGGTCCGAGCCGGACGACGGGCTGTGGACGCGCGGCGGCGCGATCGAGCTCGGCATCACCGCGCCCTGGTCCCTCATGATGGGCGCCGACGCGCTGATGCGCCGGCACAGCACCGACCCCGCCGCGCTCGGCGGCAGCCTCGTCGGTCTCGTACAGGACCTCGACGGCCTGGCCGACGGCGGTTACGGCGAACTGCCCGCCGGGCGGTTTCCCGCGTTCGCCCGGCACGACCTTCCCGAGCTGGGCTATGAGCGTTCCCGGCGCGAGCCCGACTGGGCGCGCACGGCCCGGGTCGCGGGCCGGCACGACGAGGTCGACCTGCCCACCTTCCAGGTCGGCGGCTGGTACGACATCTTCACCCAAGGCACGCTCGACAACTTCACCGCAATGCGCCGGGCCGGCCGGTCCGCCACGCTGATCATGGGTCCGTGGAGTCACGCCAACCAGCAGCACGTCATCGGCGACGTCAACTTCGGGTTCAGCGCGAACTCCGCCTTCATGGGCATGCGCGGACCCCTGAACGGCCTCCAGCTCGACTGGTTCCAGCGCACGATCGGCGACGGCGAGGCTCTGGAGCCGGACACGGGCAACGTGCTGCTGTTCGTCATGGGCGTCAACCAGTGGCGCGAGGAGACGGAGTGGCCTCTGTCGCGGGCCGTGGACACGGACTTCCACCTGCGCGCGGATGGACGCCTGACGCAGGAGCCGCCCGCTGTCGCCGAGCAGGCCGAGGAGTTCACCTACGATCCGGCGGATCCCGTGCCCACCACCGGCGGCGCGCTGCTGATGACCGACGAGTTCCGTCCCGGGCCCCTCGACCAGAGGGACGTGGAGGCGCGCGAGGACGTCCTGGTCTTCACCACCGAACCCCTCGCCGAGGACGTCGAGGTGACCGGCCGCGTCAAGGCCGTGCTCTTCGCCGCCACGGACGGGCCCTCGACCGACTGGGTGGCACGGCTGTGTGACGTCGACGAGAACGGCGTCTCCCGCAATGTGACCGACGGCATCGTGCGGGTGCGCGCGGCGACACCGGGCGAGCCGGCCGAGCACGTCGTGGACCTGTGGTCGACCAGCATCGTCTTCCGGACGGGTCACCGGATACGGGTGCAGATCACCTCCAGCAACTTCCCGCGCTGGGACCGCAACCTCAACACGGGCGAACCCGAAGAGAGCGCGACCACGGCCCGAGTGGCCCGCCAGCAGATCTTCCACGACCCCGACCGGCCCTCCCGCATCGTCCTGCCGGTGATCCCGGGCTGA
- a CDS encoding enoyl-CoA hydratase/isomerase family protein yields MAAAQPPSAAQRPRCHPDRSPGQTDDRRRGRPRHGVIAVEGKGPSFCADGDFHQFLQLHDDGDNPVGFLTDVSACFSRIAAGPNPSTAVLQGHAVAGGLELALACDVIVAGDATVIGDGHLNRRPLPSAGRASGYPEAVGRGLSRWLLLTGELLPATAFEHTGWIRAIVPQADLDATATRICQRLADPHSPASPAQQRPMALLHRSGHRRRRHRAVRAHGHHRRGLRRTVPGDQRRGPGRGVRRPARAGRDLRGDRPPVFFAPLAPSWASRPPQRSRTCTRPSARSRTTRSRPSAPPRSSSA; encoded by the coding sequence GTGGCTGCTGCTCAACCGCCCTCAGCGGCGCAACGCCCTCGATGTCACCCTGACAGAAGCCCTGGACAAACAGATGACCGGCGCCGAGGCCGACCCCGGCACGGCGTCATCGCGGTGGAGGGCAAAGGCCCGAGCTTCTGTGCCGACGGAGACTTCCACCAGTTCCTCCAACTTCACGACGACGGCGACAACCCGGTGGGCTTCCTGACCGACGTGTCGGCCTGCTTCAGCCGAATCGCGGCCGGCCCGAACCCCTCGACCGCCGTACTGCAGGGTCACGCCGTCGCCGGCGGCCTCGAACTCGCACTGGCCTGCGACGTCATCGTCGCCGGCGACGCCACGGTCATCGGCGACGGCCACCTCAACCGGCGCCCGCTACCGTCGGCGGGTCGGGCGTCCGGCTATCCCGAGGCGGTCGGACGGGGCCTGTCCCGCTGGCTCCTGCTCACCGGCGAACTACTGCCCGCGACCGCCTTCGAGCACACCGGCTGGATCCGCGCGATCGTGCCCCAGGCCGACCTCGACGCGACCGCCACCCGGATCTGCCAGCGGTTGGCCGATCCTCACAGCCCCGCAAGCCCCGCCCAGCAACGGCCCATGGCTCTGCTGCACCGATCCGGACATCGCCGACGCCGCCACCGTGCTGTTCGAGCGCACGGACATCACCGGCGTGGTCTCCGTCGAACAGTACCCGGCGATCAGCGGAGGGGACCTGGCCGAGGCGTTCGGCGCCCGGCTCGGGCGGGCCGTGACCTACGAGGCGACCGACCCCCTGTCTTCTTCGCGCCGCTCGCACCCAGTTGGGCGAGCAGGCCACCGCAGCGATCGCGGACATGTACCAGGCCCTCAGCGCGCAGCCGGACCACTCGATCACGGCCGAGCGCTCCGCCCAGAAGCTCCTCGGCGTGA
- a CDS encoding alpha/beta hydrolase, producing MKATTLPGLTGEPALEMLHAAPVGPAAPGTPRLLFVHGLGYAAWVWEDWMAAAAAAGHDSWAVSLRGHGGSGGTAARSALSDYEADVVRAARSLPGPVVLIGHSMGALVVQRAAAAANAAAMILVAPLPPRPAVHTILAVLRRQPLEVPRYIAGRPIKLGPHILYAYPDDPATAEASKRLTPDSPLVQYQFLFHRPTRVPPLPVLVLAAAKDRLVPLVSVRATARRYGARLRKIAGVGHTMMLDPEWSEGWKQIESWLADGPPTAAHPTGPPPTRRGRSDSKEERNHG from the coding sequence ATGAAAGCAACAACGCTTCCAGGTCTCACCGGGGAACCGGCACTGGAGATGCTCCACGCCGCGCCAGTGGGACCCGCGGCACCCGGAACACCCCGGTTGCTGTTCGTGCACGGTCTGGGCTACGCCGCCTGGGTCTGGGAGGACTGGATGGCCGCGGCGGCCGCGGCCGGACACGACAGCTGGGCGGTCTCCCTGCGCGGCCACGGTGGCAGCGGCGGCACCGCCGCCCGCTCCGCGCTGAGCGACTACGAGGCCGACGTCGTCCGCGCCGCACGCTCGCTCCCGGGGCCCGTCGTGCTGATCGGGCACTCCATGGGCGCGCTCGTCGTCCAACGCGCGGCCGCGGCGGCGAACGCCGCTGCCATGATCCTGGTCGCTCCGCTGCCCCCACGCCCTGCGGTGCACACGATTCTGGCCGTACTGCGCCGGCAGCCGTTGGAAGTGCCGCGCTACATAGCCGGCAGGCCGATCAAGCTCGGTCCCCACATCCTCTACGCCTACCCGGACGACCCGGCGACGGCCGAGGCGAGCAAGCGCCTGACCCCCGACTCCCCGCTCGTCCAGTACCAGTTCCTCTTCCACCGGCCGACGCGCGTGCCGCCGCTGCCGGTCCTGGTACTCGCCGCCGCGAAGGACCGGCTCGTGCCCCTCGTCTCCGTACGGGCCACTGCGCGGCGCTACGGGGCGCGACTCCGGAAAATAGCCGGCGTCGGACACACCATGATGCTCGACCCGGAATGGTCCGAGGGCTGGAAGCAGATCGAGTCCTGGCTCGCCGACGGCCCCCCGACGGCAGCCCACCCCACCGGCCCGCCACCCACCCGGCGCGGCAGGAGTGACAGTAAGGAAGAGAGGAACCATGGTTGA
- a CDS encoding flavin reductase family protein has product MIIDTASLDARSSYKLLIGSVLPRAIAWVSTRSTAGVGNVAPVSFFTVVGRLPPIVSISLQPRSDEVTLKDTFVNIRDTGEFVVNMASIGHADEVHRSAFEFDPEVDEFEALGLEKGKCEVVAAPRIADAPVSMECVVDRIIPMPPMPDHVVWGRVERFHVRDDLYLPGGRIDIGALGAVGRLAAEYSLVNNIFTTPLPEELVERLRVTRSARLDERPTDFSPIDTAEWSPSGSTRTEPK; this is encoded by the coding sequence ATGATCATCGATACGGCATCGCTCGACGCCAGGTCGAGCTACAAACTTCTCATCGGCAGCGTTCTGCCGCGCGCGATCGCCTGGGTCAGCACCCGGTCGACCGCGGGCGTCGGCAACGTGGCCCCGGTGTCCTTCTTCACCGTCGTCGGCCGCCTTCCCCCGATCGTGTCGATCTCCCTTCAGCCCCGCTCCGACGAGGTCACCCTGAAGGACACGTTCGTCAACATCCGGGACACCGGTGAGTTCGTGGTGAACATGGCGTCGATCGGCCATGCCGACGAGGTGCACCGCTCCGCCTTCGAGTTCGACCCGGAGGTCGACGAATTCGAGGCACTCGGCCTGGAGAAGGGCAAGTGCGAGGTCGTAGCGGCGCCCCGGATCGCCGACGCCCCTGTTTCCATGGAGTGCGTGGTGGATCGGATCATCCCCATGCCCCCGATGCCGGACCACGTGGTCTGGGGGCGCGTGGAGCGCTTCCACGTGCGCGACGACCTCTACCTGCCCGGCGGGCGCATCGACATCGGTGCCCTGGGGGCCGTTGGGCGTCTGGCCGCCGAGTACTCGCTCGTCAACAACATCTTCACCACCCCCCTTCCCGAGGAGCTCGTCGAGCGTCTGCGCGTGACGCGCAGCGCGCGGCTCGATGAACGTCCGACGGACTTCTCACCCATCGACACGGCGGAATGGTCGCCTTCCGGATCAACGAGGACGGAACCGAAATGA
- a CDS encoding peroxiredoxin, with amino-acid sequence MTLQIGDLAPDFTAESATGELRFHEWLGESWGILFSHPADFTPVCTTELGAAARLEPEFARRDTKIAAVSVDSAKDHRTWAKDIAETQGAQVNFPMIADSDRSVADLYGMIHPNASDTATVRTVFVIGPDKKIKLTMTYPASTGRNFAEILRVLDSLQLTAQHQLATPADWQQGQEVVITAAVSDEEAAIRFPGYRTVKPYLRLTDQP; translated from the coding sequence ATGACGCTCCAAATAGGTGACCTCGCCCCGGATTTCACGGCAGAGTCCGCCACCGGTGAACTGCGTTTTCATGAATGGCTCGGCGAGAGTTGGGGAATACTGTTCTCCCATCCCGCCGACTTCACTCCGGTCTGCACCACGGAGCTCGGTGCGGCCGCCCGACTTGAACCCGAATTCGCCAGGCGTGACACGAAGATCGCTGCGGTGTCGGTCGACTCCGCCAAGGACCACCGCACCTGGGCGAAGGACATCGCCGAGACGCAGGGCGCCCAGGTCAACTTCCCTATGATCGCCGACAGTGATCGGTCTGTTGCAGACCTCTACGGGATGATCCACCCGAACGCATCCGACACAGCGACGGTGCGCACCGTCTTCGTCATCGGGCCCGACAAGAAGATCAAGCTGACCATGACATATCCGGCCAGCACGGGGCGGAACTTCGCAGAGATTCTTCGAGTACTGGACTCTCTGCAGCTCACGGCTCAGCATCAACTGGCCACGCCTGCGGACTGGCAGCAGGGCCAGGAGGTCGTCATCACCGCTGCTGTAAGTGACGAAGAGGCAGCCATTCGGTTTCCCGGATATCGAACGGTGAAGCCATACCTGCGCCTGACGGACCAGCCGTAG